The genomic interval GAGTCACAGGGCAGGTATGGCAACCCATGACAGTGATGATCATTGATAGTTTTTCAAGCCATCTTCCTTAAGTGAAGGTTCCTTAAGTGCGTAATACTTTATATACCCTGCAGAGTGCACTCTGTTCAGTAAGGAATATTTTCTGCTCTTTTCCCCCTTCTCTCAGTGCCTTGCATAGGTTAAACTGCTATTCCCTTACTTAATACCTGTTCCGTTGATGTGTGGCTTTGTTCAACCTGTTTggcatttgtttgtgtgtgtgtgtgtgtgtgtgtgtgtgtgtgtgtgtagattgagtctaaaagtattattttcttcttatgaGACTCAATGTGTGCATTtggtgacctctgacccctgcAGCACTCCCAGCCTGCAGTCTCTATGTATCTACAGTCTGGCGAACACTGAAGCAGGCCAGGCCGTGGTGAACATCATGGGCGTGGGAGTAGACACCATCAACACAGTGCTAGCAGCTCAGCccagcaggtgtgtgtatgtgagtgtgtgtggggtgggggctAAGATGAGGGATCTTTCTCCACTATCTCTTAGAAACATTATATCGTCTGTCCAAACTTCCGCCCGTCTGTTCGTCCGTGCCTTCATCCGAGATTCTTGTTAACACACGGACGAGTGGTTGAACGTTtctaggatttatatggaattaacATTGTACTcaacagatgaactgattagattttgcaCGTGATCCAAACAGGATCAAGGTCACAACAAGGTCAAAtgtttgaaatagtttttctttaatagcttccttcctgatTTGATGATCTCCAGTAGGGCTAGACTTGTTGGTGGAGGCATCCACTGTATTTTAAACCGCAGGATGAaatttttatctctctctttctctctctctctcagcagtgGGAGCTGTGAAGGTCCTGGTCAGGTGTTGATTCAGACAGTGAAGTTGGCTTTCTCGGTAACCAACAACGTCATCCGACTCAAACCACATACAGACACCGTTTCTCCTCTGGAGCAGGCACTCACACAGCatggtgagcacacacacacacatttcatattaTAAAACAATAACCACCACCACACCAATATGTCACACCAATATACGACACACCGATATGAAACTTTACTTGATGGAATAATTTGACCAAAGATGCAAAATGGTATTACTTACCAAGCCGTTTTGTCTGCGGAGACGATGTGTGTTATGAATGCAGATCGCATGATGCGTATCTGGTAGCTGCAGACCTGTTTGCTACATTAGCCTCAGTTCCGGTGCAAAGCTAAAAACGCAAACCTCAGACACCAAACACGTCTTGCTTGGCTGATTGACTGTATCTTTGCATATGTAAACCTTtcttggtgtgtatgtgtgtatatatatatatatatcattttctGTTACAGGTGGCCATAGCAACAACCTGATAGCAGTTCTGGCCAAGTACATTTACCACAAACATGATCCTGCTCTGCCGAGACTCGCTGTTCAGCTGCTGAAGAGACTCGCCTCGGTAAAATTACAGAATTACTTTTGCAAACACACTTAATTAAGTAGGTTAATACTTGGTTATACAGCGTGGTGCAATACAAGTCTCAATAGtcaatgtttttaaaagattttatacttgtatttatatttgttctAATTCATGTGCATGTATTTTATTCGTATCTTACGGTGATACTCTGGtcgatattttatatttatatatatatttatactttttttttttaaagtgttatgTTTCAGGAAGTAGGGTCACATTCAGCAATCTGCTTTTACATGACTACAAAatctcattttttttgtgtgtgtgtgtgtgtgtgtgtaggtggcaCCCATGTCAGTGTACGCTTGTTTAGGCAGCGATGCAGCAGCCATAAGGGATGCATTCCTTCGACACATGCAGAGCAAAACGGTGGACCTGCGCGTCAAAGTCACCATCTTGGAGTTTCTCACCGTTGCCGTGGAGACGCAGCCGGGTCTCATCGAGCTCTTCCTCAACCTCGAAACCAAGGAGGGCAGCGAGGGGACAAAGGTCAGAAGTCAGCTAAGTATTAGTGCTCGacatcagatgttttttttttcctttttctcccccctccctccctgctAAACCACTGTGTAATTACGTCGTTGTTATGGAATTGAATTAcatacacaacaacaacaacaaaaaaaaaacccaactgtgGAAGATTGGACAAGTTTCATTTCTGGCTTTGAGAACACATTTTCTTGCCACGAATTAGAATTTTGTGGTGGATAAGCCTTGAACAGTTCCAGATTAGGTACTGGTTCCATGTCTGTGTTAAAGCAGTATACGTGTAGTGGGTATCTGGATAATTGTCCGTCCGTTAGGAGTTCTCCCTGGGCGAGTGgagctgtctgtctgtggttCTGGAGCTGTTGGACTCGGATGTGCAGAGCCAGTCGTGGTGTCCCCCACTGCTGCAGAGGGCAGCGCTCGCCTTCCTACACGCGCTGTGGCAGGACCGCAGAGAGAGCGCGCTGTCTGTACTACgcagcaggtacacacacacaccgcacatttttcttctgttcTAGTCTACTTTCCTCTGAGGACTGGGGAAAGAGAGACTGCTTCACCATTACAGCACATAGGCAGGTTTTGTTGCAGTCCCGGTTTGCACTGGTATGGGGTTTTGACTAATTCGTCTTAAAATTTTAATGCAGgttattcttcttattttttttttgtccttttgtgtTCAGGAAGAGGTTCTGGGACAATCTGACAGCACCGCTTTTTGGAACGCTTCCCCCACCATCAGAGACCACAGAGGTGAAATTTAAagtgtatattaaaaatatttaaagtgtaCCATAATTGCCTATAATagtatcatacatacatacaccaccggtcaaaagtttgtggacacccgactgaATTGTTTTCCgcgatcttaaaaagcttttgatccgAAGATGTacgattaaatgtgtgaaaccGGTGTCgtagataaaaaatataatcgtgccgacgtattcatttctttgattagaaaacgaacattttatttacaatgtcGCTTCTTAttaaagtgaatttttttttttttccccatttagcCGTGTATTTTGGAGTCTTGTGCCTTTGTAATGAAGATCATCGGCCTGGAGATCTACTATGTTGTCGGGTAAGATGacgatctcacacacacacgcacacgtgcgCTCTTTTACACATCCAcacctgatctctctctctgtgtgtgtgtgtgtgtgtgtgtgtgtgaattgtttaATAATTAACGAATAAACGAAGTATGTTGTCATTCATTTATATCCTTGTTCATTTATAGTGAAGCTACAAATACGGTATAGTCATTTTTATGAGGTACTCAACATTggttgtgtgtgcgcgtgtgttgcAGCGGTCAGCTGGAGGACTCTCTGAAAGCCGCACTGCAGCGCCTCAGCTCCCAGCGTCGCTATGAATTTTGGTCTCAGTACGTCAGGGAGCTGGTGTGCGTCACGTGTGATGACGAGGAGGGAGGAGTGAGGTCACTGCCCGAGACTCAGATGCTCATCTCGGCGTGGCGGACCCTACTCATCCTCTCCACTAGCCATGTGGGTGCACTACACTCGAGGCGTACTCGTACGAGAGCGCACTATACTTAAAATGGTGTGCTCGTACTAAACGTGATCTGTACCAAACTGCAATGCTCCAACTTGCTGTATTTTGTTGTACATTATGCTACGGACTGATCCTAGTGTATGACATGCAATTTCTACAAGTAGTATTGTTCCTGtatctaatgtgtgtgtgtgtgtgtgtgtgtgtgtgtgtgtgtgtgtgtgtgtgtacagtctgATGTAATGCACCTTAAGGAAGACTCTGTCAGGTTGAAGCTCTTCATGGATGTTCTGGAAGGGACCAAAGCAGCAGTGAGTCCCCTCCCCCCCATTTTGGAAAAGTGACCTCTGAATTATCGACAGGCTACCTCCGCTCTTCTACTACTCCagagtcatgtgtgtgtgtgtgtgtctctctgtcacaGTTACTGATGCCCCAGTCTGTAGCATGTCTGCGTTTGGGCTCCATGATGGCCACCTTGCTGCTCATCATCCTCAAACAATGGAAAAGGTCTGTGTGTTCGCAGTTGTATTTTATAGATCAGCTGAAGATGTTATTACTATGCTAAAACGTATCATACAGAAGTTTTCAGCTCTCtcttgtccctctctctctctctctctctctctctctctctctctctcgtccgtctctccctctttctctctctctctctctctctctctctcagtgtgttgGTGTCAGCTCCAgctctccttcctcctctctctctgatgttagAGAGCGTACTTCAGGCTGATCAGCAGCTGATGGAGAGAACCAAAGCCAAGCTCTTCTCAGCTCTCATATCAGCTCTGCACATTCAGGGCCTTAATGGTGAGGTAGTGTCCGAGAGAGTgggggagggaaagaaaaaaaaaaggagcagtCAGAAATAAAGTTAATCCCCAAGTATAACtacacagtgtcccaaaagtctccatacataggagatattaaccctttttttttttttttttaagcaaaatgtcTTCTGAAATTTTTCATAGTttatattagatcatttttttcacatagtcttcaagaatgcctttgacaaaagaagaacgtgtTGAAATcatggatcgggaagctgtcctAAGAACCACGGCGAGCCCATCACACACGACACCGTCGGCAAACTTAgtgacaaattcaaaaagactggaagtgttgcggaccgatcGAGAAGCGGACGTATACGAACATCCACCGACGTGGTGCTgacaaacatagtcccctatgtactGAGACTtttggggacaccctgtagaataGCCATAATTGCAAACCTAAAATAACTGCAGGTATAGATtagcagctctgtgtgtgtgtgtgtgtagcttatTGATTACTGTTTATCTGCATAGGAGGAGAGATTACCCAGCTGCCTCAGCtgttactgtgtgtatgtgagaccGTCCAGGATGAGGCTATGGCTTTGATTGACAGCACACGTCACATGATCCAAAAAGGGGACACCCAGGAGGACAGCATGGAGACGGACGCACCACGTAGCCTCCAGAAAGACCAGCGCGACTCTGTGAGTGTGTCTGCGtgtttgggagtgtgtgtgtgtgtttgtgcactgCCTCTGTGTCTGGATGGTCTGCTTTGTGTAAGTCGTTTTTGTCCAGAGAACTGCTGTTCATTTGGATttcaaatctgtggaaaaaaaaacaaacaaacaaaaaaaaaacccgaactaattttcctccctctttcttttgCTGTATAAAGGTGTGTGTTTTAGCTCTGCACCTGTCTAAAGAGCTGTGCAGGGCTGATGAGGATGGTGAGCAGTGGCTGCAGGTGATGAGGAAGCTTCCCGTCCTGCCCTCGGTCCTCAGCGCGCTTGAGCTCAGCCTGCGCTCCAAACACAACCTCTACTTCACTGAGGCAGCTCTCCACTTGCTGCTCACTCTAGCTAGAACGTCACAGGTACGCCAATACACACACCACGACTCGTCGTTTCGTTACGTCCTTCTCACCTGCTGTTATGATGATCATGCCCAGAAGAAGCATGTCACACCGGCAGCTTGTCAGCTAAAgtttataaatgtttgtttgtggtCGTGCTCCGGTTCTGTAGGGGGCAGCAGCGGTAGCGGGTGCCGGCGTGATTCAGAGCATCTGTCTCCCTCTTCTCAGTGTGTATGAAGGCCCGGCTAATGGAGCCACACAGGTACCCAATGCCCTTCCAGTCCTGTTTTCCCAGGAGTATTACAAACCTAACGTTTCTAAAATATAGCATTTTAGATTCCgtcaaactttttttaaatttatttatttaggttacGCAATACTTTTCTAGCTACTTAGCACATGCTATGAGGATAGAGACTTTGTCGAATCATGCCAAGGCACATTAGTGGTGTTCTGGCAGATTGTGGCCCAACTCCTTACCCAAAATCacactgtgttgtttttttccttttaatttgtaacataaaataaataagactgTTGAAAACAGCAGGTTTTAAACTTTCtgatgcgctctctctctctctctctctctctctctctctctctcaggcgtTCTCCCGTAAGCCCGTAGACGCCCCCTCCTGGCCCGGTGTGTATCGGCTTTGTCTGTCTCTGATGGAGAGTCTGCTCAAGACGCTGCGCTACAACTTCATCAACGAGGCACTCGACTTTGTCGGAGTTCACCAAGAGCGCATCCTCCAGGTGTGTCCGTGTTAACGGGTGTATACACGGTTCCTCGTGCCGTCGCGATCTGTTCTGATCATCTTGTTTTCCGAACATGTCGTTCGCTATTCTATTTCATCAGTGcgccaaaaaaataaagcatgacACGATCGTCGACGGATCGCTACGGTATAAGACGAACAAAACACTTCTCTTATCGGACAATAGATCTGCTTCAGGAATCGTCAACCCTGGTGCTGATTATTGTCCTAAAACAGCACGCCGTATGGTGTTTTATTGCTAATTTAATTCGGAACTTTGTCCACAAACCAGCACGACACTAAAACGGAGATCTCCTCCGTCGACTTTCACTCGGACGGTTCAGCTTCTCGTCTCCCTGTTCGCGCACGTTTGACCTCAGACGGCGGACGGTTTCCCACAGCGATGGGCTCTGACTCTGCACCATTAATGCTGCATGACGTTCAGTTTATTGGGGCCGAGACTGAAATAGCGTGTCGGCGAATGTAGCGAAGCTGTGATcaaatacagtatgttaatGCGTCTGTGTGCGTTTCAGTGTCTGAGTGCGGTGCGTACAGTGCAGTCTCTAGCGTGTTTGGATGAAGCCGATCACACCGTGGGTTTCCTGCTGCAGCTGTCCAGCTTCTGTAAAGAGTGGCACTTCCATCTGCCACAGCTACTCCGAGATGTGcaggtatatacacacacacagcttcccAGCAACTGTAGGGTTGGGGTATACACTAGGGGTTGTGCTTTCTTTACCATCTGCCCGACTGTAGTCTATGCAACGCCTAGTATACATGTTAACATcggatgtttaaaaaaaaaacaaaacaaaaatatcattttttgtGTCAGCCACCCAGTACTATTCCGATTGTTTTgagttgggggtttttttttttttttgccttgcaGGTGAATCTCTGTTACCTGTGCCAGACATGTACATATCTTTTGCACAGCAAGAAAATGTTACACCACTACCTCCAGGTGAGACGCGCGCCGTTACTTAGACATGCCCACGTGTTCTACCCGTGTTCCGAACATGCGTGTGCTTTCCTCACAGGCAAAAAATGGCGAGGCTCTGCCGCAGAGGCCCCGCCCACAGCAAGCTCTACAGCCCGTCTCTAAAGAGCAGCTGTCGGTTGGAGAGCAAGAGGAGGTGGAGTCTAAAGCTCTGCAGGCGGTGCAGTGCAGCCTTCTGAAGATTCTCAGCAAAACTCTGGCCACATTACAGCactttacaccagactgctgcCAAATCCTGTTAGACCAGGTATACACACATTGATAAatgaggggaggggggggagggtgTCTTCGATCCAAAAGTCGAAGACTACTACACAACAACTATATGGAGGGTGTATTCTTAATGTGtctgaaatgattatttttttatgtaacacTATTGAGTTAACGAGTGTAACTAAGCTTTTACCCTAAGTCTGTCATACGGCATTGCCGTTAATGTAGTTATCTGTACTGTGTGCAAGAATTTGTGTGTATAGTTCATTTTAATATTCGTTCAAGATTCGAATCATTTCCCCACACACACGTATTatatccagtgtgtgtgtgtgaacatattTTTAAAGAGATTTTAATTTGTGTCTCTCTGTTAGTCTATGGACCTTGCGGAGTACAGAACTTTGTTTGTGCTGAGTTTTACGACACCAGCCTTTGATTCGGATGTCGCTCCGTCGTTCGGGACCCTGCTGGCCACCATCAACGTGGCACTGAGCATGCTGGGAGAGGTAGAGTATTCAAATCAGCTTCAGGACATAATCGTATATCTTTTCATTCATACCGCCGTCGCCTCATAAAGTTACAGACCCGATACAGTCTAAAGCACACACTCCAGTCAAACAGTCCGACTGCCATGTGATGTTTCACTAAATATAAGAAAATGTTCACTCATGACAAAACCACAGAAATGTAACAGCatcctaaaaataaaatgtacttttaaatcCCTTTTTACCTCTAATCCAATTCAAATGGTACgcgtttttaaatgtatttaagtgTAAGGGAAAAGCTGTGACATTCCTAATAGAGTTTTTCTAGCTTGCTAGTTTACATACGATTTACCACGCACTAAAAGTGTATCATTTGTTtcttcatacatatatatatatatatatatatatatatatatatatatatatatatatatatatataatatatatatatatatatatatatatatatatatatatgttttaaccCTCAGATAGAGAAAAAGAAGGAGCCGGTGGTGTCATCTGAAGAAACGCAAGCAATGAAGTAAGTCGAAAATTGAACGTGACCTTTCCAGTGGTTTTCTAGACACGGCGACTGCATGGTGCCGTTACTGGTACAGGGAGACCTTTTTAAACAGCAAGCCCACACTTTGTCCTGTTCAGCTTGg from Ictalurus furcatus strain D&B chromosome 18, Billie_1.0, whole genome shotgun sequence carries:
- the nup188 gene encoding nucleoporin NUP188 isoform X1; the encoded protein is MADAEICTRSSRELWTILLGRSALREPSQIHAELERYGERLLQGLAYYKPPSSSSADKLKADKDVPQSLKEFGLRISKLLGLDEQQSVQILQCYLQEDYRGTRNSLKAVLQDERQSQALLLKFSCPCLAVHFPVCGSIADYYYEERVSLLRCVLLLLTYFQDERHPYREEYATCVNKLEKDLVSNYQQQFEALFNAEAPTWETHGNLMTERQVSRWFPQCLREQALLLEVLFLYYAYFEMPSRDLLTFARLFKEQGFGQRQTNRHLVDKSMDALVDRIGYFSCLILVEGMDIDFLHKCALEDRTEQHQLCSTHDINKEMDQMLLTFGDISHHGPVLLAWVLLRHTLQPVEAGPTIKRLGHTTLQLGVFQYLTDMLQALGSTGNNCTASTARMCIYGLLSFVVTSFEEDTLGSQQHLINVACEVLAAPSLAELFWESKPNVGLEMILDSAVGVFPYKIGPLLQLLTALLSDKSTAKRVYMILDKMSFYTEVCKHKPGEVLSSEDETLWRRQTPKLLYPLGAGQTNLRMPQGCYGQVSASEHGYMVRWDYSYSSWTLFTCEIEMLLHVVSTADVLAHCERVKPILDLVHKIISTDWTVSDCLLPLTSRIYMLLQRLTSVINPPVDVIASCVNCLIVLAARQPAKVWSSLQHTGFLPFASTPLTNMAQAISAEGMKAGNYGNLLVLIEQPRGEYAVTIAFLRLVTTLVKGQVGSTQSRGLIPCVLLVLKEMLPTYHKWRYNTHGVREKIGCLILELVHAILNLSPEGESQGSTPSLQSLCIYSLANTEAGQAVVNIMGVGVDTINTVLAAQPSSSGSCEGPGQVLIQTVKLAFSVTNNVIRLKPHTDTVSPLEQALTQHGGHSNNLIAVLAKYIYHKHDPALPRLAVQLLKRLASVAPMSVYACLGSDAAAIRDAFLRHMQSKTVDLRVKVTILEFLTVAVETQPGLIELFLNLETKEGSEGTKEFSLGEWSCLSVVLELLDSDVQSQSWCPPLLQRAALAFLHALWQDRRESALSVLRSRKRFWDNLTAPLFGTLPPPSETTEPCILESCAFVMKIIGLEIYYVVGGQLEDSLKAALQRLSSQRRYEFWSQYVRELVCVTCDDEEGGVRSLPETQMLISAWRTLLILSTSHSDVMHLKEDSVRLKLFMDVLEGTKAALLMPQSVACLRLGSMMATLLLIILKQWKSVLVSAPALLPPLSLMLESVLQADQQLMERTKAKLFSALISALHIQGLNGGEITQLPQLLLCVCETVQDEAMALIDSTRHMIQKGDTQEDSMETDAPRSLQKDQRDSVCVLALHLSKELCRADEDGEQWLQVMRKLPVLPSVLSALELSLRSKHNLYFTEAALHLLLTLARTSQGAAAVAGAGVIQSICLPLLSVYEGPANGATQAFSRKPVDAPSWPGVYRLCLSLMESLLKTLRYNFINEALDFVGVHQERILQCLSAVRTVQSLACLDEADHTVGFLLQLSSFCKEWHFHLPQLLRDVQVNLCYLCQTCTYLLHSKKMLHHYLQAKNGEALPQRPRPQQALQPVSKEQLSVGEQEEVESKALQAVQCSLLKILSKTLATLQHFTPDCCQILLDQSMDLAEYRTLFVLSFTTPAFDSDVAPSFGTLLATINVALSMLGEIEKKKEPVVSSEETQAMKSLLMFSMEDCFYVLISQAMRCLKDPTVLPRDKQRVKQELSSELSTLLSTLYRFFRRGSPSSPASGLLPSPQTKPTTSGSKVTPEGQEPFIQLVQAFVRHVQR
- the nup188 gene encoding nucleoporin NUP188 isoform X2, giving the protein MADAEICTRSSRELWTILLGRSALREPSQIHAELERYGERLLQGLAYYKPPSSSSADKLKADKDVPQSLKEFGLRISKLLGLDEQQSVQILQCYLQEDYRGTRNSLKAVLQDERQSQALLLKIADYYYEERVSLLRCVLLLLTYFQDERHPYREEYATCVNKLEKDLVSNYQQQFEALFNAEAPTWETHGNLMTERQVSRWFPQCLREQALLLEVLFLYYAYFEMPSRDLLTFARLFKEQGFGQRQTNRHLVDKSMDALVDRIGYFSCLILVEGMDIDFLHKCALEDRTEQHQLCSTHDINKEMDQMLLTFGDISHHGPVLLAWVLLRHTLQPVEAGPTIKRLGHTTLQLGVFQYLTDMLQALGSTGNNCTASTARMCIYGLLSFVVTSFEEDTLGSQQHLINVACEVLAAPSLAELFWESKPNVGLEMILDSAVGVFPYKIGPLLQLLTALLSDKSTAKRVYMILDKMSFYTEVCKHKPGEVLSSEDETLWRRQTPKLLYPLGAGQTNLRMPQGCYGQVSASEHGYMVRWDYSYSSWTLFTCEIEMLLHVVSTADVLAHCERVKPILDLVHKIISTDWTVSDCLLPLTSRIYMLLQRLTSVINPPVDVIASCVNCLIVLAARQPAKVWSSLQHTGFLPFASTPLTNMAQAISAEGMKAGNYGNLLVLIEQPRGEYAVTIAFLRLVTTLVKGQVGSTQSRGLIPCVLLVLKEMLPTYHKWRYNTHGVREKIGCLILELVHAILNLSPEGESQGSTPSLQSLCIYSLANTEAGQAVVNIMGVGVDTINTVLAAQPSSSGSCEGPGQVLIQTVKLAFSVTNNVIRLKPHTDTVSPLEQALTQHGGHSNNLIAVLAKYIYHKHDPALPRLAVQLLKRLASVAPMSVYACLGSDAAAIRDAFLRHMQSKTVDLRVKVTILEFLTVAVETQPGLIELFLNLETKEGSEGTKEFSLGEWSCLSVVLELLDSDVQSQSWCPPLLQRAALAFLHALWQDRRESALSVLRSRKRFWDNLTAPLFGTLPPPSETTEPCILESCAFVMKIIGLEIYYVVGGQLEDSLKAALQRLSSQRRYEFWSQYVRELVCVTCDDEEGGVRSLPETQMLISAWRTLLILSTSHSDVMHLKEDSVRLKLFMDVLEGTKAALLMPQSVACLRLGSMMATLLLIILKQWKSVLVSAPALLPPLSLMLESVLQADQQLMERTKAKLFSALISALHIQGLNGGEITQLPQLLLCVCETVQDEAMALIDSTRHMIQKGDTQEDSMETDAPRSLQKDQRDSVCVLALHLSKELCRADEDGEQWLQVMRKLPVLPSVLSALELSLRSKHNLYFTEAALHLLLTLARTSQGAAAVAGAGVIQSICLPLLSVYEGPANGATQAFSRKPVDAPSWPGVYRLCLSLMESLLKTLRYNFINEALDFVGVHQERILQCLSAVRTVQSLACLDEADHTVGFLLQLSSFCKEWHFHLPQLLRDVQVNLCYLCQTCTYLLHSKKMLHHYLQAKNGEALPQRPRPQQALQPVSKEQLSVGEQEEVESKALQAVQCSLLKILSKTLATLQHFTPDCCQILLDQSMDLAEYRTLFVLSFTTPAFDSDVAPSFGTLLATINVALSMLGEIEKKKEPVVSSEETQAMKSLLMFSMEDCFYVLISQAMRCLKDPTVLPRDKQRVKQELSSELSTLLSTLYRFFRRGSPSSPASGLLPSPQTKPTTSGSKVTPEGQEPFIQLVQAFVRHVQR